The proteins below come from a single Ruegeria sp. SCSIO 43209 genomic window:
- a CDS encoding GFA family protein, translating into MHTGSCLCGAVAFVVDGDLTPPNACHCGQCRKQSGHLWASTVTHQDNLRFTTSETLGWYRASDIAKRGFCRACGSFLFWQHNDEDTIAISVGSLDEPTGLKLAQHIFVADKGDYYDIKDDLPQRAH; encoded by the coding sequence ATGCATACCGGTTCCTGCCTGTGCGGCGCGGTCGCTTTTGTTGTTGACGGAGACCTCACGCCACCAAATGCCTGCCATTGCGGGCAGTGTCGCAAACAGTCGGGTCATCTGTGGGCCTCGACCGTTACGCATCAGGACAATCTCCGCTTTACCACCAGCGAAACGCTGGGCTGGTATCGCGCCTCTGACATTGCCAAGCGCGGATTTTGCCGCGCTTGTGGCTCGTTCCTCTTCTGGCAGCACAATGACGAGGACACGATCGCAATTTCCGTGGGCTCATTGGATGAGCCGACCGGGTTGAAACTCGCCCAGCACATCTTTGTGGCAGACAAGGGCGATTACTATGACATCAAAGACGACCTGCCCCAGCGGGCACACTAA
- a CDS encoding LysE family translocator, with protein sequence MSFEAWTIFALFWVVFVTTPGPNAVNCISNGMSLPFPKAMLGVLAILTQASAFLILSAVGITALIAASPTGFFVAKLIGAGFLIWMGIRGWMNAAKPAPASERPARHVYFHALAVATINPKSVAGYLAAFSQFVQPNVPIWQQMAVIMPTALVITTLSYTGFTSLGALMGKAALGAVFNIWVRRVMATCFIIYGVLLGASSTPTARG encoded by the coding sequence ATGAGTTTCGAGGCCTGGACCATATTCGCTTTGTTCTGGGTGGTGTTCGTGACCACCCCGGGGCCGAATGCGGTTAATTGCATCTCAAATGGGATGAGCCTGCCATTCCCAAAAGCTATGCTGGGTGTACTGGCTATTCTAACGCAGGCAAGTGCGTTCCTGATCCTCTCGGCAGTGGGGATCACTGCGTTGATTGCCGCGTCGCCAACAGGTTTCTTTGTCGCCAAGCTGATCGGGGCCGGGTTTCTGATCTGGATGGGCATTCGCGGTTGGATGAACGCAGCGAAACCCGCTCCGGCGTCAGAGCGTCCGGCGCGGCATGTTTACTTTCACGCGTTGGCTGTTGCCACGATCAACCCCAAAAGCGTCGCCGGATACCTTGCGGCGTTTTCGCAATTTGTGCAGCCGAATGTACCCATCTGGCAGCAGATGGCGGTGATCATGCCGACGGCACTGGTCATCACGACGCTCAGCTATACCGGGTTCACCTCGCTGGGGGCGCTGATGGGCAAGGCTGCGTTGGGGGCGGTGTTCAATATCTGGGTACGCCGCGTGATGGCGACCTGTTTCATCATTTATGGCGTTTTGCTGGGTGCCAGTTCGACGCCGACAGCGAGGGGATAA
- a CDS encoding helix-turn-helix domain-containing protein: MNSQAPHSASLGADLRALRKARGLTLTEIANRLDRSVGWLSQVERDMSEPSISDLRQIAECLGVPMSMLFAHSAAPVDEQGYIVRAGSRRPMGSGEEGLIEELLSPDLTDDFEMVHSTFEPHSQMQTPANRPTQEVGYMVSGRLELTIGSRRFQVGPGDSFRIKHEPYTWSNPFDEPAVAIWVIAPPVY, from the coding sequence ATCCCTCGGTGCCGATCTGCGCGCACTGCGCAAGGCGCGCGGGCTGACTCTGACTGAGATCGCCAACCGATTGGATCGGTCCGTTGGCTGGCTCAGCCAGGTCGAGCGTGACATGTCCGAGCCGTCGATTTCGGATCTACGCCAGATTGCCGAATGTCTGGGTGTGCCGATGTCGATGCTGTTTGCCCATTCCGCTGCGCCGGTGGATGAGCAAGGGTATATTGTGCGGGCAGGGTCCCGTCGCCCGATGGGCTCTGGCGAAGAAGGGTTGATCGAAGAACTGCTTTCGCCTGACCTGACCGACGATTTCGAGATGGTGCATTCGACCTTTGAGCCGCATTCGCAGATGCAGACCCCGGCAAACCGGCCGACGCAGGAAGTCGGCTATATGGTTTCAGGCCGTCTGGAACTGACGATCGGCTCGCGCCGCTTTCAGGTCGGCCCCGGCGATAGCTTCCGGATCAAGCACGAGCCCTACACTTGGTCCAACCCCTTTGATGAGCCCGCTGTGGCCATCTGGGTTATCGCCCCGCCGGTGTACTGA